The following are encoded in a window of Streptococcus pasteurianus genomic DNA:
- a CDS encoding proline--tRNA ligase, translating to MKQSQMLIPTLREMPSDAQVISHALMVRAGYVRQVSAGIYAYLPLANRTIEKFKAIMREEFEKIGAVEMLAPALLNADLWRESGRYETYGEDLYKLKNRDKSDFILGPTHEETFTSLVRDAVKSYKQLPLNLYQIQSKYRDEKRPRNGLLRTREFIMKDGYSFHADYEGLDTTYEDYRKAYEAIFTRAGLDFKGIIGDGGAMGGKDSQEFMAITPDRTDLDRWLVLDKSIASIDEIPADVLEDIKKELASWLVSGEDTIAYSTESSYAANLEMASNEYKPTTKVVAQEDVKRVETPDCKSIDDVAAFLKVDEEQTIKTLFFVADNEPVVALLVGNDQVNDVKLKNYLGADFLEPASEEEAVEVFGANFGSLGPVNLPENVRIVADRKVQDVANAVVGANENGYHLTGVNPGRDFEAEYVDIREVKEGEISPDGKGVLKFARGIEIGHIFKLGTRYSESMGATILDQNGRAIPIIMGCYGIGVSRILSAVIEQHARLFVSKTPKGAYRFAWGINFPKELAPFDVHVITVNVKDEEAQALTAKVEAELVAKGYEVLVDDRNERVGSKFSDSDLIGLPIRVTVGKKAADGIVEVKIKATGDTIEVNAENLIETLEILTKEN from the coding sequence ATGAAACAATCACAAATGCTTATCCCTACGCTTCGCGAAATGCCAAGCGATGCCCAAGTTATCAGTCATGCCCTTATGGTACGTGCTGGTTACGTTCGCCAAGTCTCAGCAGGTATTTACGCTTACTTGCCACTTGCTAACCGTACGATTGAAAAATTCAAAGCAATCATGCGTGAAGAATTTGAAAAAATTGGTGCGGTTGAAATGCTTGCCCCAGCACTTTTGAATGCTGATCTTTGGCGTGAATCAGGTCGTTACGAAACTTATGGTGAAGACCTTTATAAACTTAAAAACCGTGATAAATCAGACTTCATTCTTGGTCCAACACACGAAGAAACATTCACAAGTCTTGTCCGTGATGCGGTAAAATCATACAAACAGTTGCCATTGAACCTTTACCAAATCCAATCTAAATATCGCGATGAAAAACGTCCTCGTAACGGACTTCTTCGTACACGTGAATTTATCATGAAAGATGGTTATAGTTTCCACGCTGACTACGAAGGATTGGACACAACTTACGAAGATTACCGTAAAGCATATGAAGCTATCTTCACACGTGCTGGTCTTGATTTCAAAGGTATCATTGGTGACGGTGGTGCCATGGGTGGTAAAGATTCTCAAGAGTTTATGGCTATCACTCCAGATCGTACAGACCTTGACCGTTGGTTGGTTCTTGATAAATCAATCGCTTCAATTGATGAAATTCCAGCTGATGTTTTAGAAGATATCAAAAAAGAATTGGCATCATGGTTGGTTTCAGGTGAAGATACCATTGCTTACTCAACAGAATCAAGCTACGCTGCTAACCTTGAAATGGCAAGCAATGAATATAAACCAACAACAAAAGTTGTCGCTCAAGAAGATGTCAAACGTGTGGAAACACCAGATTGCAAATCAATTGATGATGTTGCTGCATTCTTGAAAGTTGACGAAGAACAAACAATCAAAACACTTTTCTTCGTTGCTGATAATGAACCAGTAGTTGCTCTTCTTGTCGGAAACGACCAAGTCAATGATGTTAAATTGAAAAACTATCTTGGAGCTGATTTCCTTGAACCTGCAAGCGAAGAAGAAGCTGTTGAAGTCTTTGGTGCTAACTTTGGTTCACTTGGACCAGTTAACCTTCCTGAAAATGTCCGCATCGTTGCTGACCGCAAAGTGCAAGATGTTGCCAATGCAGTTGTTGGCGCAAACGAAAACGGCTATCACTTGACAGGTGTTAACCCAGGACGTGATTTTGAAGCGGAATACGTTGATATTCGTGAAGTTAAAGAAGGTGAAATCTCACCAGACGGTAAAGGTGTTCTTAAATTTGCTCGTGGTATCGAAATTGGACACATCTTCAAACTCGGTACTCGCTATTCAGAAAGCATGGGAGCAACAATCCTTGACCAAAATGGACGTGCTATTCCAATTATTATGGGATGCTATGGTATCGGTGTTAGCCGTATCTTGTCAGCTGTTATTGAACAACATGCCCGTCTCTTTGTTTCTAAAACACCAAAAGGCGCTTACCGCTTTGCATGGGGTATCAACTTCCCTAAAGAATTGGCACCGTTTGATGTACACGTCATCACTGTCAATGTGAAAGATGAAGAAGCACAAGCTTTGACAGCGAAAGTTGAAGCTGAATTGGTTGCTAAAGGTTACGAAGTCTTGGTTGACGACCGTAACGAACGTGTCGGCTCTAAATTCTCAGACAGCGACCTTATCGGTCTCCCAATTCGTGTCACAGTGGGTAAGAAAGCTGCTGACGGTATCGTTGAAGTGAAAATTAAAGCAACTGGCGATACTATCGAAGTTAACGCAGAAAACCTTATCGAAACTCTTGAAATTTTGACAAAAGAAAATTAA
- the rseP gene encoding RIP metalloprotease RseP yields MLGILTFIIVFGILVIVHEFGHLYFAKKSGILVREFSIGMGPKIFSHIDKEGTAYTIRILPLGGYVRMAGWGDDTTEIKTGTPASLTLNQDGLVTRINLSQKQLDNTALPMNVTAYDLEDKLEITGLVLDETKTYSVDHDATIVEEDGTEIRIAPLDVQYQNATVWGRLITNFAGPLNNFILGTIVFILLVFMQGGVQDTSTNVIQVTDGGAMQAAGVESGDRVLSIENYDISNWSDLTEAVTKVTENISSGDTISVTVETSSGKTETLDITPQENNGSYYIGVTRVLKTGFWDKVTGGFQMAWQSATAILTALKGLISNFSLDKLGGPVAMYQASSQAASNGLTSVLYLLALLSMNLGIVNLIPIPALDGGKILMNLIEIVRRKPLKQETETYITLVGVVIMLVLMIAVTWNDIMRVFF; encoded by the coding sequence ATGCTCGGAATTTTAACCTTTATTATCGTTTTTGGAATTTTAGTTATTGTCCATGAATTTGGGCACCTTTACTTTGCTAAAAAGTCTGGCATCTTAGTACGAGAATTTTCTATCGGAATGGGCCCGAAAATCTTTTCGCATATTGATAAAGAGGGTACCGCTTATACAATTCGTATCCTACCTCTGGGTGGCTATGTACGCATGGCTGGTTGGGGTGATGATACGACGGAAATCAAGACTGGAACGCCTGCCAGTTTGACACTAAATCAAGACGGTTTAGTGACACGTATTAATTTATCACAAAAGCAGTTGGACAACACCGCTCTTCCGATGAATGTCACAGCTTATGATTTAGAGGATAAGTTGGAAATCACAGGTCTAGTGCTTGATGAAACGAAAACCTATTCTGTTGACCATGATGCGACTATTGTCGAGGAAGATGGTACAGAAATCCGTATTGCACCGCTAGATGTACAATATCAAAATGCAACAGTTTGGGGACGTTTAATCACAAACTTTGCTGGTCCGTTGAATAACTTTATTTTGGGAACAATTGTCTTTATCCTTCTTGTTTTCATGCAAGGTGGTGTTCAAGATACGTCAACGAATGTTATTCAAGTAACTGACGGTGGTGCCATGCAGGCAGCTGGTGTTGAAAGTGGTGACCGTGTCTTATCCATCGAAAATTATGACATCTCTAATTGGTCTGATTTGACGGAGGCTGTCACAAAAGTAACTGAAAATATTTCAAGTGGTGATACGATTTCCGTAACCGTTGAAACCAGCTCAGGAAAGACTGAAACGCTGGATATAACACCACAAGAAAATAATGGAAGTTACTATATCGGTGTCACTCGAGTATTGAAAACAGGTTTCTGGGACAAGGTCACTGGTGGCTTCCAAATGGCTTGGCAAAGCGCGACAGCTATTCTGACAGCTTTGAAAGGCTTGATTTCAAACTTTAGTTTGGATAAATTAGGTGGTCCTGTTGCCATGTATCAAGCTTCAAGTCAAGCTGCTTCAAATGGATTGACTTCAGTTCTTTATTTATTGGCGCTATTGTCAATGAACTTAGGAATTGTGAATTTGATTCCGATTCCAGCCTTGGACGGTGGAAAAATTTTGATGAACCTTATCGAAATTGTTCGTCGTAAACCGCTTAAACAAGAAACCGAAACTTACATCACCCTAGTTGGCGTTGTTATCATGCTTGTTTTGATGATTGCTGTCACTTGGAACGATATTATGCGAGTTTTCTTTTAG
- a CDS encoding phosphatidate cytidylyltransferase — protein MKQRVIWGAIALLILLPFLLSGGLSFQVFAGLLAMIGVAEMLRMKRLEFFSIEGVLAMLGAFVLTVPLDNYFTSLPLDSSFSVYGLLVFLLLAGTVLNSDDYSFDDVSYPIAASLYVGIGFQNLVNARISGLDKVLFALFIVWATDIGAYMIGRRFGRRKLLPKVSPNKTIEGSLGGIVCAVIVALIFMLVDKAVYTPHNLFAMLIYVVLFSVFGQFGDLVESAIKRHFGVKDSGKLIPGHGGILDRFDSMIFVFPMMHLLGLF, from the coding sequence ATGAAACAACGTGTGATTTGGGGGGCGATTGCCTTACTAATTTTACTGCCGTTTCTGTTGTCAGGAGGCTTATCTTTCCAAGTTTTTGCTGGTCTTTTAGCGATGATTGGTGTGGCAGAAATGTTGCGCATGAAACGTCTAGAATTTTTCTCAATTGAAGGTGTTTTAGCGATGTTGGGAGCTTTTGTTCTTACTGTGCCTTTGGATAATTATTTTACATCGCTACCGCTGGACTCAAGTTTTTCAGTTTATGGCTTGCTAGTTTTTCTACTCTTGGCTGGAACTGTTTTAAACAGTGATGATTATTCATTTGACGATGTTTCTTATCCGATTGCGGCTAGTCTTTACGTCGGCATCGGTTTTCAAAACCTTGTTAATGCTCGTATCAGCGGTTTAGATAAAGTTTTATTTGCTTTGTTTATCGTTTGGGCGACTGACATCGGTGCTTACATGATTGGACGTCGTTTTGGACGTCGTAAATTGTTACCGAAAGTTTCTCCGAATAAAACAATTGAAGGTAGCCTTGGAGGAATTGTCTGTGCTGTTATTGTTGCTTTGATTTTCATGCTTGTTGATAAGGCAGTCTATACACCGCATAATCTTTTTGCAATGCTTATTTATGTTGTGTTGTTTAGTGTTTTTGGTCAATTCGGTGATTTGGTTGAGAGTGCTATCAAACGTCACTTTGGCGTGAAAGATTCAGGCAAATTAATCCCTGGTCATGGTGGTATTTTGGACCGCTTTGATTCAATGATTTTTGTCTTTCCAATGATGCATCTCCTTGGTCTTTTCTAA